From the genome of Prevotella herbatica, one region includes:
- a CDS encoding OPT family oligopeptide transporter, translating to MEKGNKEQEVVQLPENAFRELKEGEEYKPVMQADKVYPEVNPWSVTWGILMAVLFSAAAAYLGLKVGQVFEAAIPIAIIAVGASTAAKRKNALGENVIIQSIGACSGAVVAGAIFTLPAIYILQAKYPEMTTSFMKIFLASALGGILGILFLIPFRKYFVSDMHGKYPFPEATATTQVLVSGAKGGDQAKPLLISGLIGGLYDFIVATFGWWNENFTSRVVGWGVDLADKAKVVFKVNTGSAVLGLGYIVGLKYALYICFGSLAVWWLIVPGMSLIFHDQVLNMWDPSITKAVGAMSPEDIFKAYARSIGIGGIAMAGIIGIIRSWGIIRDAVGLAARELKGKGGSIDDVKRTQRDISFKIIAVGSIVVLLLTFVFFVTGVMQGNLLFAVVGILLVAVIAFLFTTVAANAIAIVGSNPVSGMTLMTLILASVVMVAVGLKGAGGMLAALIMGGVVCTALSMAGSFVTDLKIGYWLGTTPKKQESWKFLGTLVSAATVGGVMMLLNQTYGFANGSLAAPQANAMAAVIDPLMNGVGAPWILYGIGAVLAILLTVFKIPALAFALGMFIPLELNVPLVVGGAINWFVTTRSKDAAVNRERGEKGTLIASGFIAGGALMGVVSALLKFGGIELSIADKWWSDPMSEFCSLIAYILLITYFIKATKTKKK from the coding sequence ATGGAAAAAGGTAATAAAGAGCAAGAGGTAGTGCAACTGCCAGAGAACGCCTTTCGAGAATTGAAAGAAGGCGAGGAATACAAGCCTGTGATGCAGGCAGATAAAGTTTATCCTGAAGTAAATCCATGGTCTGTGACTTGGGGAATACTGATGGCAGTGTTGTTTTCTGCAGCTGCAGCCTATCTTGGTTTGAAGGTAGGACAGGTTTTTGAGGCAGCAATACCAATAGCCATAATCGCTGTTGGAGCTTCTACTGCAGCAAAGCGCAAGAATGCTCTTGGTGAGAATGTCATCATACAGAGTATTGGAGCTTGTTCTGGAGCAGTTGTTGCCGGAGCCATTTTCACATTGCCTGCAATCTACATTCTTCAGGCAAAATATCCTGAAATGACAACATCGTTCATGAAAATATTTCTTGCTTCGGCATTAGGTGGTATTCTCGGAATTTTGTTTCTTATTCCTTTCCGTAAATATTTTGTAAGTGATATGCATGGAAAATATCCTTTCCCAGAAGCTACTGCTACTACTCAGGTACTCGTTAGTGGTGCAAAGGGAGGCGATCAAGCAAAACCATTGCTTATTTCAGGACTAATTGGTGGACTTTATGATTTTATTGTTGCCACTTTTGGTTGGTGGAATGAGAATTTTACTAGTCGTGTTGTTGGTTGGGGAGTCGATTTAGCAGATAAAGCAAAGGTCGTTTTCAAAGTAAATACAGGCTCTGCCGTACTTGGTCTAGGATATATTGTTGGACTTAAATATGCCCTTTATATATGTTTCGGTTCTCTTGCCGTTTGGTGGCTTATTGTTCCTGGTATGTCGTTAATCTTCCACGATCAAGTGTTGAATATGTGGGATCCAAGTATAACAAAAGCCGTTGGTGCAATGAGTCCTGAGGACATATTCAAGGCTTATGCTCGTAGCATCGGTATCGGTGGTATTGCAATGGCTGGTATAATCGGTATTATTCGTAGTTGGGGAATCATTCGTGACGCTGTTGGATTGGCAGCTCGTGAACTCAAAGGCAAAGGTGGAAGCATTGATGATGTAAAACGTACGCAGCGTGATATTAGTTTTAAGATCATTGCTGTTGGTAGCATTGTTGTATTGTTGCTTACATTCGTATTCTTTGTCACAGGAGTAATGCAAGGTAATCTGTTGTTTGCTGTCGTTGGAATACTTTTGGTAGCAGTGATAGCATTTCTGTTCACAACAGTTGCAGCCAATGCAATAGCGATTGTAGGAAGTAACCCTGTTTCTGGAATGACATTGATGACTCTTATTCTCGCAAGTGTTGTTATGGTGGCTGTAGGCTTAAAAGGCGCAGGTGGTATGTTGGCAGCACTCATTATGGGTGGTGTTGTTTGTACAGCTCTTAGCATGGCAGGAAGTTTTGTTACAGACTTGAAGATAGGATATTGGCTAGGAACAACTCCAAAGAAGCAGGAGAGTTGGAAATTTCTTGGTACACTTGTAAGTGCCGCTACGGTTGGTGGCGTTATGATGTTGCTTAATCAAACTTATGGTTTTGCAAATGGTAGTCTTGCTGCTCCTCAGGCAAACGCAATGGCAGCTGTCATAGATCCTTTGATGAATGGTGTTGGTGCTCCTTGGATATTATATGGTATTGGTGCAGTGTTGGCAATCTTACTTACCGTATTCAAAATACCTGCACTGGCATTCGCCCTTGGTATGTTTATACCTCTTGAACTGAATGTACCTCTTGTTGTGGGCGGAGCAATCAACTGGTTTGTTACTACTCGTAGTAAGGATGCAGCTGTTAACAGGGAACGTGGAGAGAAAGGTACTCTTATCGCCAGTGGATTTATTGCTGGTGGTGCCCTTATGGGGGTAGTGAGTGCATTGCTTAAATTCGGAGGTATTGAACTTTCTATTGCCGATAAATGGTGGAGCGATCCAATGAGTGAGTTTTGTTCACTTATAGCTTACATATTGCTTATCACCTATTTTATAAAGGCTACAAAGACCAAGAAGAAATAA
- the uxuA gene encoding mannonate dehydratase, translating to MERTWRWFGKNDKITLAMLKQIGVEGVVTALHDVPLGEVWSREKIHDLKTYIESFGMKWSVVESLPVVETIKYAGPDRDQQIEVYKESLRNLSAEGIHTICYNFMPVLDWARTDLSHPNPNGSTNLYFSFPEFAYFDQYILKREGAEKDWEEMGKSMNRDILAEVEELKKTMTAEKDHALVENIIIKTQGFVSGNFKEGDEHPVELFRQLLDLYKGITKEQLRENMRYFLSAIMPTCDECDMYMCVHPDDPPFPVLGLPRIVTCDEDINWFLKAVDNPHNGLTFCAGSISAGAHNNPVELARKYADRTWFVHLRSCHIFPNGDFTEASHLGGRADIIELARIFEKTNPKLPMRVDHGMTMLGDEERGYNAGYSFLGRMFAMGQIQGVLATVDRELGIEYKQPGFFD from the coding sequence ATGGAAAGAACCTGGAGATGGTTTGGCAAAAATGATAAGATTACACTTGCCATGCTGAAACAAATCGGTGTAGAAGGTGTTGTCACCGCTCTACACGATGTACCATTGGGGGAAGTTTGGAGTAGAGAAAAAATCCACGACTTAAAAACTTATATCGAATCATTCGGCATGAAATGGTCGGTTGTGGAATCACTTCCTGTTGTTGAGACGATTAAGTATGCCGGTCCTGATCGTGACCAGCAAATTGAGGTCTACAAGGAAAGTCTTAGAAATCTTTCTGCAGAGGGCATACATACGATTTGCTATAATTTCATGCCTGTTTTGGATTGGGCTCGCACAGATTTGTCGCATCCTAATCCTAACGGATCTACAAACCTTTATTTCAGTTTCCCTGAATTTGCTTATTTTGATCAGTATATTCTTAAACGTGAAGGTGCAGAAAAGGATTGGGAAGAAATGGGCAAAAGTATGAACCGTGATATTCTTGCCGAAGTTGAAGAACTGAAAAAGACTATGACTGCGGAAAAAGACCACGCACTGGTTGAAAATATAATCATCAAAACTCAAGGATTTGTTTCTGGTAACTTTAAGGAGGGTGATGAACATCCTGTTGAATTGTTCAGACAACTGCTTGATTTATATAAGGGAATCACGAAGGAACAGTTGAGAGAAAACATGCGCTATTTCTTGTCTGCAATCATGCCTACATGCGACGAATGCGACATGTATATGTGTGTACATCCAGATGATCCACCATTCCCAGTTTTGGGATTGCCACGTATCGTTACTTGCGACGAGGATATAAACTGGTTCCTAAAAGCTGTAGATAATCCACATAATGGATTGACATTCTGTGCTGGAAGTATATCTGCGGGAGCACACAACAACCCTGTAGAACTTGCACGAAAATATGCAGACCGTACTTGGTTTGTACACTTACGCAGTTGCCATATTTTCCCTAATGGAGACTTCACTGAAGCTAGTCACTTAGGCGGAAGAGCGGACATTATTGAACTTGCACGAATTTTCGAGAAGACTAATCCTAAACTTCCGATGAGGGTTGACCATGGTATGACTATGCTTGGTGACGAGGAACGTGGATATAATGCTGGTTATAGTTTCTTGGGACGTATGTTCGCAATGGGACAGATTCAGGGTGTGCTTGCAACTGTCGACCGAGAACTAGGTATTGAATACAAACAACCTGGATTTTTTGACTGA
- a CDS encoding ATP-dependent Clp protease ATP-binding subunit: MTFDKYTIKAQEAVQAALQTAQRAGQQSVEAVHLLTGIISKGRDITNYVFQKLGVNSQGVDIALEQEIQHLPRVQGGQPFFSNETAQIFNSAEEISQKMSDEFVSLEPLLLAIMKGKSTASRILKDAGCTEEGMRKAVDELRQGQKVQSQSGDENYQALDKYAINLIERARAGKLDPVIGRDEEIRRVLQILSRRTKNNPILIGEPGTGKTAIVEGLAERIMRGDVPENLKNKQLYSLDMGQLVAGAKYKGEFEERLKGVIKEVTNAQGNIILFIDEIHTLVGAGGGEGAMDAANILKPALARGELRAIGATTLNEYQKYFEKDKALERRFQMVMVKEPDELDAISILRGLKERYESHHKVRIQDDACIAAVKLSERYISDRFLPDKAIDLMDEAAAKLRMERDSVPEELDEMERTLKQKEIEKQAIKRENDKEKIALLDKEIAELRDQVKAFRARWEAQKAEVDHIQQIKQQMESLKLEAERAEREGNYQRVAEIRYGELKQMQDQIDAAQNKIHSEQGGDLLIREDVTADDIAEVVSRWTGIPVSRMMQSEREKLLNLEAELHNRVIGQNEAINAVSDAVRRSRAGLQDPKRPIASFIFLGTTGVGKTELAKALAEYLFNDENMMTRIDMSEYQEKFSVTRLIGAPPGYVGYDEGGQLTEAVRRKPYSVVLFDEIEKAHPDVFNTLLQVLDDGRLTDNKGRLVNFKNTIIIMTSNATREQLSAIMRPEFLNRIDDIITFQPLTKDEIMQVVELQMKGVKKMIEQQGYTLTWTKETISDLADLGYNPEFGARPVKRAIQEYVLNDLSRKILAGEVGTNITLGKIVK, translated from the coding sequence ATGACATTTGACAAATACACAATCAAGGCGCAGGAAGCAGTGCAAGCTGCATTGCAGACAGCACAGAGAGCAGGGCAGCAGAGTGTTGAGGCTGTACATCTGCTAACTGGTATAATAAGTAAGGGACGCGATATAACCAACTATGTATTCCAAAAACTGGGAGTAAATTCTCAAGGTGTAGATATTGCGTTGGAGCAGGAGATACAACATCTTCCGCGTGTTCAGGGTGGTCAGCCATTCTTTAGCAATGAAACTGCTCAGATATTTAATTCTGCAGAAGAGATTTCGCAGAAGATGAGCGATGAGTTTGTTTCATTAGAACCATTGCTATTGGCTATAATGAAAGGTAAGAGTACTGCCAGCCGAATTCTTAAGGATGCTGGTTGTACAGAGGAAGGAATGCGCAAGGCTGTTGATGAGTTGCGACAGGGACAAAAGGTACAGAGCCAAAGTGGTGACGAAAACTATCAGGCTTTGGATAAATATGCTATCAATCTTATTGAACGTGCTAGAGCGGGGAAACTAGACCCTGTGATTGGACGTGATGAAGAAATAAGACGAGTATTGCAGATCCTTAGTCGTAGAACAAAGAATAATCCAATTCTAATAGGTGAGCCAGGAACAGGAAAGACTGCAATCGTAGAAGGTTTGGCTGAAAGAATTATGCGTGGTGACGTACCAGAGAATCTAAAAAATAAGCAACTCTATTCTTTGGATATGGGACAGCTTGTTGCTGGTGCTAAATATAAAGGTGAGTTTGAGGAACGCCTGAAGGGTGTTATTAAGGAAGTAACCAATGCGCAGGGAAATATAATACTGTTTATTGATGAAATACATACACTTGTTGGCGCAGGTGGAGGAGAAGGTGCAATGGATGCCGCAAATATTCTTAAACCAGCTTTAGCAAGAGGGGAACTTAGAGCTATCGGTGCCACAACACTTAATGAATATCAAAAGTATTTTGAGAAGGATAAGGCACTTGAAAGACGTTTCCAAATGGTAATGGTCAAAGAGCCAGACGAACTTGATGCAATAAGTATTCTTCGTGGATTGAAAGAACGCTATGAAAGTCATCACAAGGTAAGAATACAAGATGATGCTTGTATTGCAGCTGTAAAACTCTCTGAAAGATACATCTCTGACCGTTTTCTTCCAGACAAAGCGATAGACCTTATGGATGAGGCTGCCGCAAAACTGAGAATGGAACGTGATTCTGTTCCTGAAGAGCTTGATGAAATGGAGCGTACTTTAAAACAGAAGGAAATAGAGAAGCAAGCTATCAAGCGTGAGAACGACAAGGAAAAGATTGCACTTCTTGACAAGGAAATAGCAGAGCTGCGTGATCAGGTAAAGGCTTTCCGCGCTCGTTGGGAAGCTCAAAAAGCTGAGGTTGATCATATTCAACAGATAAAACAACAGATGGAATCTCTTAAACTCGAAGCTGAAAGGGCTGAACGTGAGGGTAACTATCAGCGTGTTGCTGAGATAAGATATGGTGAATTAAAGCAGATGCAGGATCAGATAGATGCAGCACAGAATAAAATTCATAGTGAACAGGGTGGTGACCTCTTGATAAGAGAGGATGTAACTGCAGATGATATCGCAGAGGTTGTGAGCCGTTGGACTGGTATTCCTGTAAGCAGAATGATGCAGAGTGAACGAGAAAAGCTGCTTAATCTGGAGGCTGAACTTCATAACCGTGTCATCGGTCAGAATGAGGCTATAAATGCTGTAAGCGATGCTGTGCGTAGAAGTCGTGCTGGTCTTCAGGATCCTAAGCGACCTATTGCGTCATTCATATTCCTTGGTACTACGGGTGTAGGAAAAACAGAACTTGCTAAGGCTCTTGCAGAATATCTGTTTAATGATGAAAACATGATGACACGTATCGACATGAGTGAATATCAGGAAAAATTCAGTGTTACCAGACTTATTGGTGCACCTCCAGGATATGTAGGTTATGACGAGGGTGGACAGCTTACTGAGGCTGTAAGGCGCAAACCATATAGTGTTGTCTTGTTTGATGAAATAGAGAAAGCTCATCCAGATGTATTCAACACCCTTTTACAGGTGCTTGATGACGGACGTCTTACTGATAACAAAGGTAGACTCGTTAATTTCAAGAATACAATCATCATCATGACAAGTAATGCTACAAGAGAGCAACTCTCTGCAATAATGCGTCCTGAATTCTTAAATCGTATTGACGACATCATAACTTTCCAACCACTTACAAAAGATGAAATCATGCAAGTAGTAGAACTACAGATGAAGGGTGTCAAGAAGATGATAGAACAGCAGGGGTACACATTAACTTGGACAAAAGAAACGATAAGTGATTTAGCTGATTTGGGATATAATCCTGAATTCGGTGCTCGTCCAGTAAAGCGTGCTATACAGGAGTATGTACTCAATGACTTGAGCCGTAAGATTCTTGCTGGTGAAGTTGGAACAAATATAACTCTTGGGAAGATAGTTAAGTAG
- a CDS encoding M6 family metalloprotease domain-containing protein, which translates to MRKIALVMYLFAITMKTFSIPVMPGRTKRINIGNNKVITAELCGDESFKYWQSANGEQYEYMPQKGIYSKLSKKLFAKRINIALQKRTMRMLNSVKTTHSSTGNKKALVILVNFQDTHFKESSTLDLYNKILNQTGFRNDLFKGSAHDYFMNQSNGLFNLSFDIAGPVTLGHPYAYYGANNDSNGDDGHPEEMVIEACKAIASTTDFSKYDWDGDGEVEQVFIVYAGHGEADYDDTNLVWPHKWALSASSYNKVLKIGGEKINIYACASELNSFGNISGIGAFCHEFSHCLGLPDMYNTKNTKDNGIGYNSLMAAGSYLGGGYCPCGYSAYEKTSCGWISPKTLNNDTIISNLNTTNNNGEAYIIYNDANNDEYYIIENRQRTGWDKYLPNSGMLAMHIDYSKEAWENNIVNSETDHHRISAIWVKDSLTANSVPSADIYNKGKNGSNHLDMGLNDINSNRDSTINFVFKRYNFQESEVAGDTLFHESFDKCMGKGGNDNNWTGRYFLGRSFNPDHKGWSNVNVYSGYKCAKFGTTRISGTTASPEFYMNGKATLTFRVATFDKDEKSLDVHAGNTSFSMLENKSGKWTSFSFDFEYSGKTVVEFVTTGRLIIDDVAVIKNKENRTDTDITEINKSSNTLHQPIYNMMGQCVGNNTANLTKGIYIKDGKKFVISK; encoded by the coding sequence ATGCGTAAAATAGCTTTAGTAATGTATCTTTTTGCTATTACCATGAAGACTTTTTCGATACCAGTAATGCCTGGACGTACCAAGAGAATCAACATAGGCAACAACAAAGTGATAACCGCAGAATTATGTGGTGACGAGTCCTTTAAATATTGGCAGTCTGCCAACGGTGAACAATATGAATATATGCCACAAAAAGGTATATACTCTAAACTTTCTAAAAAGTTGTTTGCCAAAAGAATCAATATAGCTTTACAAAAAAGGACGATGAGAATGCTGAATTCTGTTAAGACAACACACAGTTCAACAGGCAACAAAAAGGCTCTAGTTATACTTGTGAATTTTCAAGACACCCATTTTAAGGAAAGTTCTACTTTAGACCTATATAACAAGATTTTAAACCAAACAGGATTTAGAAATGATCTTTTTAAAGGTTCAGCTCATGATTACTTTATGAATCAAAGCAACGGTTTGTTTAATCTTTCTTTTGACATTGCTGGTCCGGTTACTCTTGGTCATCCTTATGCTTACTATGGTGCAAACAATGATAGCAACGGCGATGATGGACATCCAGAAGAAATGGTAATTGAGGCTTGTAAAGCTATCGCCAGCACAACTGATTTTAGTAAATACGACTGGGATGGAGATGGCGAAGTAGAACAAGTATTTATTGTTTATGCCGGCCATGGAGAAGCAGATTATGACGACACGAATTTGGTATGGCCACACAAATGGGCGCTTTCAGCCTCATCATATAATAAGGTATTAAAAATAGGTGGCGAAAAGATTAATATATATGCTTGTGCCTCGGAACTAAACTCTTTTGGGAATATTTCGGGAATAGGTGCTTTCTGCCATGAATTTTCTCATTGTCTAGGACTACCTGATATGTATAACACCAAGAACACCAAGGATAATGGAATAGGTTACAACAGCTTAATGGCAGCAGGAAGTTATCTTGGAGGTGGATATTGCCCATGCGGATATTCGGCTTATGAAAAGACTTCATGCGGATGGATTAGTCCTAAGACACTGAATAATGATACAATAATATCAAATCTTAATACAACAAACAACAACGGAGAAGCTTACATTATTTATAATGATGCAAACAATGATGAATATTATATCATAGAAAACAGACAACGCACTGGTTGGGACAAATATCTGCCAAACAGTGGTATGCTTGCTATGCACATAGACTATTCGAAAGAGGCATGGGAAAACAACATCGTGAACAGCGAAACTGACCACCACAGAATATCTGCGATCTGGGTTAAGGATAGTCTCACAGCTAATTCTGTACCTTCAGCAGATATATACAATAAAGGAAAAAATGGAAGCAACCATTTAGACATGGGTTTGAATGATATTAATTCAAATAGAGACAGCACTATTAATTTTGTGTTCAAAAGATATAATTTTCAAGAAAGTGAAGTAGCTGGAGATACATTGTTTCATGAATCATTTGATAAATGTATGGGCAAAGGTGGAAACGATAATAACTGGACTGGGCGCTATTTTCTTGGAAGATCATTCAATCCTGACCACAAAGGATGGAGCAACGTAAATGTTTATTCGGGTTATAAATGCGCAAAATTCGGAACTACTAGAATAAGCGGAACTACAGCTTCTCCTGAATTTTACATGAATGGTAAAGCTACTCTCACATTTAGAGTTGCTACATTCGACAAAGATGAAAAAAGTCTTGATGTTCATGCAGGAAACACATCGTTTTCTATGCTAGAAAACAAATCAGGTAAATGGACATCATTCTCTTTTGATTTTGAATACAGTGGAAAAACTGTAGTCGAATTTGTCACTACAGGTCGCCTAATTATTGATGACGTTGCTGTTATAAAGAACAAGGAGAACCGCACAGACACTGACATCACAGAAATAAACAAATCATCTAATACCCTCCATCAACCTATATACAATATGATGGGACAATGTGTAGGAAATAACACCGCAAACCTTACAAAGGGTATATACATAAAAGACGGAAAGAAATTTGTAATAAGCAAATAG